The following coding sequences are from one Streptomyces sp. V3I7 window:
- a CDS encoding flavin reductase family protein — translation MLNPSASLPAPPAVASLAQGDAPSGHAVGVSNDKFRAAMSRLAGGVVLVTAQEPPLDPDDPGAPAGEDAGMTATAFMSVSLDPPLVLVSLREGSRMDDLLAEQPLWAVSVLSENQRQIAGRFAMKGRISDRLLFADIPYVRGEASGAPLVDGALATLECRTEQRVPAGDHTLVIGHVLTAGLPSGSADGGPLLYFRGRYRQLS, via the coding sequence GTGCTGAACCCTTCCGCTTCCCTCCCCGCTCCCCCTGCCGTGGCCTCCCTCGCGCAGGGGGACGCGCCCTCCGGGCATGCTGTGGGGGTGAGCAACGACAAGTTCCGGGCCGCCATGTCCCGGCTGGCCGGGGGCGTGGTCCTGGTGACCGCGCAGGAGCCGCCGCTGGACCCGGACGACCCGGGGGCACCGGCCGGCGAGGACGCCGGCATGACCGCGACCGCCTTCATGTCGGTCTCGCTGGACCCGCCCCTGGTCCTGGTCAGCCTGCGGGAGGGCTCCCGCATGGACGATCTGCTCGCCGAGCAGCCCCTGTGGGCCGTCTCCGTCCTGTCCGAGAACCAGCGCCAGATCGCGGGCCGCTTCGCCATGAAGGGCCGCATCAGCGACCGCCTGCTCTTCGCGGACATCCCCTACGTCCGCGGCGAGGCCTCCGGCGCCCCTCTGGTGGACGGCGCGCTGGCCACCCTGGAGTGCCGCACGGAACAGCGGGTGCCGGCGGGCGACCACACCCTGGTCATCGGCCACGTCCTCACCGCCGGCCTGCCGAGCGGCAGCGCGGATGGTGGCCCGCTGCTGTACTTCCGCGGGCGCTACCGGCAGTTGAGCTGA
- the arfB gene encoding alternative ribosome rescue aminoacyl-tRNA hydrolase ArfB has translation MDDMSGPHVIRGSVSLPEAELMWRFSRSSGPGGQHVNTSDSQVELRFDLARSEALPEVWKRRALERLSGRLVDGVVTVRASEHRSQWRNRETAAVRLAALLAEATAPPPKPRRATRIPRGINERRLREKKQRSDTKRGRSGRDWG, from the coding sequence ATGGACGACATGTCCGGTCCCCACGTCATCCGCGGCTCCGTCTCGCTCCCCGAGGCCGAGCTCATGTGGCGCTTCTCCCGGTCCTCCGGGCCCGGCGGACAGCACGTCAACACCAGTGACTCGCAGGTGGAGCTGCGGTTCGACCTCGCGCGGAGCGAGGCGCTGCCCGAGGTGTGGAAGCGGCGCGCGCTGGAGCGGCTGAGCGGGCGGCTCGTCGACGGCGTCGTCACCGTCCGCGCCTCCGAGCACCGCTCCCAGTGGCGCAACCGCGAGACCGCCGCCGTACGCCTCGCGGCGCTGCTCGCCGAGGCGACCGCGCCCCCACCCAAGCCGCGCCGGGCCACCCGCATCCCCCGCGGCATCAACGAGCGCCGCCTGCGCGAGAAGAAGCAGCGCTCCGACACCAAGAGGGGCCGCTCGGGCCGGGACTGGGGCTGA
- a CDS encoding TerD family protein, translated as MAVSLSKGGNVSLTKEAPGLTAVTVGLGWDVRSTTGTDFDLDASAIAVNGQGKVASDAHFVFFNNKQTPDSTIVHTGDNRTGEGAGDDEAINVNLAALPADIEKVVFPVSIYDAENRGQNFGQVRNAYIRIVNQAGGSEIARYDLSEDAATETAMIFGELYRNGAEWKFRAVGQGYASGLVGIAQDFGVNV; from the coding sequence ATGGCTGTAAGCCTGTCCAAGGGTGGCAACGTCTCGCTCACCAAGGAGGCTCCGGGCCTGACCGCCGTCACCGTGGGCCTCGGCTGGGACGTCCGCTCCACCACCGGCACGGACTTCGACCTCGACGCCTCCGCCATCGCGGTCAACGGTCAGGGCAAGGTCGCCTCGGACGCCCACTTCGTCTTCTTCAACAACAAGCAGACCCCGGACAGCACGATCGTCCACACCGGCGACAACCGCACCGGCGAGGGCGCCGGCGACGACGAGGCGATCAACGTCAACCTCGCCGCCCTGCCCGCCGACATCGAGAAGGTCGTCTTCCCGGTCTCCATCTACGACGCCGAGAACCGCGGCCAGAACTTCGGCCAGGTCCGCAACGCCTACATCCGCATCGTCAACCAGGCCGGCGGCTCCGAGATCGCCCGCTACGACCTCTCCGAGGACGCCGCCACCGAGACCGCCATGATCTTCGGCGAGCTCTACCGCAACGGCGCCGAGTGGAAGTTCCGCGCGGTCGGCCAGGGCTACGCCTCCGGCCTGGTCGGCATCGCCCAGGACTTCGGCGTCAACGTCTGA
- a CDS encoding GNAT family N-acetyltransferase: MILQPLTVAPGHDIPAPLLTELTALYASNRAFHALSGDFPDPDDVTPQQVAVALAGELAHPGAEVLLARSMGMRRLVGVVITLSRHPDPADPDPWIGLLMVDTAVQRQGYGRRIAEAVEDRFRAQGRSAVRLAVLDDNTQGLAFWTALGYEAIGHRTDRQLGRPCSVLRKTTIM, from the coding sequence GTGATTCTCCAGCCCCTCACCGTCGCCCCCGGTCACGACATCCCGGCCCCGCTCCTCACCGAGCTCACCGCCCTCTACGCCTCCAACCGGGCCTTCCATGCCCTCAGCGGCGACTTCCCGGACCCGGACGACGTGACGCCCCAGCAGGTGGCCGTGGCGCTGGCCGGCGAACTGGCGCACCCCGGCGCGGAGGTGCTGCTGGCGCGCAGCATGGGCATGAGGCGGCTGGTCGGCGTGGTGATCACGCTGAGCCGGCATCCCGATCCCGCCGACCCCGATCCCTGGATCGGGCTGCTGATGGTGGACACGGCCGTGCAGCGGCAGGGATACGGACGGCGCATCGCCGAGGCCGTCGAGGACCGCTTCCGCGCGCAGGGCCGCAGCGCCGTACGCCTCGCCGTGCTCGACGACAACACCCAGGGTCTCGCCTTCTGGACCGCCCTCGGCTACGAGGCCATCGGCCATCGCACGGACCGTCAGCTCGGCCGCCCCTGCTCCGTGTTGCGCAAGACCACGATCATGTAA
- a CDS encoding M4 family metallopeptidase yields the protein MVVLALQSGAAATAAPERSPGAIAAPLSASARAAALKSAQDEAGSTAAKLGLGAQEKLVVRDVVKDADGTVHTRYERTYAGLPVLGGDLVTHLSKSGALKGVTKAAKARISVASTDAAVSSAAARKSALGAADSTKATVTSARKVVWAAGAKPVLAYESVVKGVQKDGTPSELHVITDATTGKQLYSYEGIDTGTGASEYSGTVTLGTTASAGGGFDLIDGGRGGHKTYDLNGGTSGTGALFHDADDAWGDGTPANRQTAGVDAAYGAAVTWDFYKSAFNRNGIAGDGKAAYSRVHYGNAYVNAFWSDSCFCMTYGDGNGNAHPLTSLDVAGHEMSHGLTAATAGLNYRRESGGLNEATSDILGTSVEFYANNTADPGDYLIGEKIDIYGNGKPLRYMDQPSKDGNSADYWSKTVGSLDVHYSSGVANHFFYLLSEGSGAKTVNGVAYNSPTYDGSTVTGIGRTKAYQIWYKALTTYFTSSTDYAGARTGTLQAASDLYGAGSAEYNAVAAAWKAVNVN from the coding sequence ATGGTCGTCCTGGCGCTCCAGAGCGGCGCTGCCGCCACCGCCGCCCCCGAGCGCAGCCCCGGCGCCATCGCCGCCCCGCTCTCCGCCTCCGCCCGCGCCGCCGCCCTCAAGTCCGCCCAGGACGAGGCCGGTTCGACAGCCGCGAAGCTCGGGCTCGGCGCGCAGGAGAAGCTGGTCGTCCGGGACGTCGTGAAGGACGCGGACGGCACCGTGCACACCCGCTACGAGCGGACGTACGCCGGACTGCCCGTCCTCGGCGGCGACCTGGTCACCCACTTGTCCAAGAGCGGCGCGCTCAAGGGCGTGACCAAGGCGGCCAAGGCCCGGATATCCGTGGCGTCGACCGACGCCGCCGTCTCGTCCGCGGCCGCCCGGAAGAGCGCCCTCGGGGCCGCCGACTCCACCAAGGCGACCGTCACCAGCGCCCGCAAGGTCGTCTGGGCGGCCGGCGCCAAGCCGGTCCTCGCCTACGAGTCCGTCGTCAAGGGCGTCCAGAAGGACGGCACCCCGAGCGAACTGCACGTCATCACCGACGCCACCACCGGCAAGCAGCTCTACTCGTACGAGGGCATCGACACCGGCACGGGCGCCAGCGAGTACAGCGGCACCGTCACCCTCGGCACCACCGCCTCCGCGGGCGGCGGCTTCGACCTGATCGACGGCGGCCGCGGTGGCCACAAGACGTACGACCTGAACGGCGGTACGTCCGGCACCGGCGCCCTCTTCCACGACGCCGACGACGCCTGGGGCGACGGCACCCCGGCCAACCGCCAGACCGCCGGCGTCGACGCCGCCTACGGCGCCGCCGTCACCTGGGACTTCTACAAGTCCGCCTTCAACCGCAACGGCATCGCGGGCGACGGCAAGGCCGCCTACTCCCGTGTCCACTACGGCAACGCGTACGTCAACGCGTTCTGGTCGGACAGCTGCTTCTGCATGACGTACGGCGACGGCAACGGCAACGCCCACCCCCTCACCTCGCTCGACGTCGCCGGACACGAGATGAGCCATGGTCTGACCGCCGCCACGGCCGGCCTCAACTACCGCCGTGAGTCGGGAGGTCTGAACGAAGCGACCTCCGACATCCTCGGGACCTCGGTGGAGTTCTACGCCAACAACACCGCCGACCCCGGTGACTACCTCATCGGCGAGAAGATCGACATCTACGGCAACGGCAAGCCCCTGCGCTACATGGACCAGCCCAGCAAGGACGGCAACTCCGCCGACTACTGGTCCAAGACGGTCGGAAGCCTCGACGTGCACTACTCCTCGGGCGTCGCCAACCACTTCTTCTACCTGCTGAGCGAGGGCAGCGGCGCGAAGACGGTCAACGGGGTGGCGTACAACTCCCCGACGTACGACGGCTCCACGGTCACCGGCATCGGCCGGACCAAGGCGTACCAGATCTGGTACAAGGCCCTGACCACGTACTTCACCTCGTCGACCGACTACGCGGGCGCGCGCACCGGGACGCTCCAGGCGGCGAGCGACCTGTACGGAGCGGGCAGCGCGGAGTACAACGCGGTGGCGGCGGCCTGGAAGGCCGTGAACGTCAACTGA
- a CDS encoding M1 family metallopeptidase, with protein sequence MSRSARLVPPAALLLAFTLTGCASGVYGTPGGAGVHDPYFPKAGNGGYDVTHYDLDLSYTPDTHHLTGEAVITARATQDMSAFDLDLEGLDVESVRVDGDDARWNRAGQELTVRPKRDLDTGQTFRTTVRYAGVPRTITDTDGSREGWLRTADGAVALGQPVGSMAWFPGNNHPSDKATYDITVSVPKGLEAVSNGELTRRTDSGGRTSFTWHTGRPMASYLATVAVGRFDVTRSRTPDGLPVYTAVDPTQSSASRTALARIPEILAWSEKKFGPYPFASTGAIVERGGDADYALETQSRPVFPGAPDTLLVVHELAHEWYGDSVTPRTWRDIWLSEGFATYAEWLWREDHGGRSAEQTFQAYYDHGERNYGDLWAFPPAEPTDAAHISDDPVYHRGAMVLHKIRQKTGDDAFFRIARGWVAEHRYGNASTAEFTAYVEKSAPDKDFRGIWDDWLYGDGRPDRP encoded by the coding sequence ATGTCCAGATCCGCGCGCCTTGTGCCGCCCGCGGCCCTGCTGCTCGCGTTCACGCTCACGGGGTGCGCCTCGGGGGTGTACGGGACTCCCGGCGGTGCGGGCGTGCACGATCCGTACTTCCCCAAGGCGGGCAACGGCGGCTACGACGTCACCCACTACGACCTGGACCTCTCCTACACCCCGGACACCCACCACCTCACCGGCGAGGCGGTGATCACCGCCCGTGCCACCCAGGACATGTCCGCCTTCGACCTCGACCTCGAGGGCCTGGACGTCGAGTCGGTCCGTGTCGACGGCGACGACGCGCGCTGGAACCGGGCCGGGCAGGAACTGACCGTCCGCCCGAAACGCGACCTGGACACAGGGCAGACCTTCCGCACCACCGTGCGCTACGCCGGTGTGCCGAGGACGATCACCGACACCGACGGCTCCCGCGAGGGCTGGCTGCGCACGGCGGACGGGGCGGTGGCCCTCGGGCAGCCCGTCGGGTCGATGGCCTGGTTCCCGGGCAACAACCACCCCTCCGACAAGGCGACGTACGACATCACGGTGAGCGTGCCCAAGGGTCTGGAGGCCGTGTCCAACGGGGAGTTGACGCGGCGGACCGACTCCGGCGGGCGGACGTCCTTCACCTGGCACACCGGCCGGCCGATGGCCAGTTACCTCGCCACGGTCGCCGTCGGCCGCTTCGACGTCACGCGCTCCAGGACGCCCGACGGGCTGCCGGTGTACACGGCCGTCGACCCGACGCAGAGCAGCGCGAGCAGGACGGCGCTGGCGCGGATCCCCGAGATCCTCGCCTGGTCGGAGAAGAAGTTCGGCCCCTATCCCTTCGCCTCCACCGGCGCGATCGTCGAGCGCGGCGGGGACGCGGACTACGCGCTGGAGACCCAGAGCCGCCCTGTCTTCCCCGGCGCCCCCGACACCCTCCTCGTCGTCCACGAACTCGCCCACGAGTGGTACGGCGACTCGGTCACCCCCAGGACCTGGCGGGACATCTGGCTCAGCGAGGGCTTCGCGACGTACGCGGAGTGGCTGTGGCGGGAGGACCACGGCGGGCGCAGCGCCGAGCAGACGTTCCAGGCGTACTACGACCACGGCGAGCGGAACTACGGCGACCTGTGGGCCTTCCCGCCCGCTGAGCCGACCGACGCGGCGCACATCTCCGACGATCCCGTCTACCACCGGGGCGCCATGGTCCTGCACAAGATCCGGCAGAAGACCGGCGACGACGCCTTCTTCCGCATCGCCCGCGGCTGGGTCGCCGAGCACCGCTACGGCAACGCGAGCACCGCCGAGTTCACCGCGTACGTCGAGAAGTCGGCGCCCGACAAGGACTTCCGCGGGATCTGGGACGACTGGCTGTACGGCGACGGCAGACCGGACCGCCCGTGA
- a CDS encoding pentapeptide repeat-containing protein, with protein sequence MVRTTRTGAAGGARTRRAARRPEVRLPALEPYGGRELEPDGDYDGVEFRDADLAGQGGAGARFMDCALVDCVLDETRLRDARFLDTVLTGVRGVGTDLAGATLRDVELTDARLGGTQLHGAVLERVLIRGGKIDYLNLRKARLKDVVFEGCVLLEPDFAGARLERVEFADCAVKGADLGGATLTDVDLRGAAPLEIARGVERLAGAVVSPAQLLDLAPALAGALGIRVE encoded by the coding sequence ATGGTGAGGACGACACGGACCGGCGCAGCCGGAGGGGCCAGGACGCGGCGGGCGGCACGGCGACCGGAGGTGCGGCTGCCCGCGCTGGAGCCGTACGGCGGGCGGGAACTGGAGCCGGACGGGGACTACGACGGCGTGGAGTTCCGGGACGCGGACCTCGCCGGGCAGGGCGGGGCGGGCGCGCGCTTCATGGACTGCGCGCTGGTGGACTGCGTGCTGGACGAGACCCGGCTGCGCGACGCGCGCTTCCTCGACACCGTGCTCACCGGCGTACGCGGCGTCGGCACCGACCTCGCCGGGGCCACCCTGCGCGATGTCGAGCTGACCGACGCCCGCCTCGGCGGCACGCAGTTGCACGGGGCCGTGCTGGAGCGGGTGCTCATCCGCGGCGGCAAGATCGACTACCTGAACCTGCGCAAGGCGCGGCTGAAGGACGTCGTCTTCGAGGGCTGCGTCCTTCTCGAGCCGGACTTCGCGGGCGCGCGCCTGGAGCGGGTCGAGTTCGCCGACTGCGCGGTGAAGGGGGCGGACCTCGGCGGGGCGACGCTCACGGACGTGGACCTGCGAGGCGCCGCGCCGCTGGAGATCGCACGGGGCGTGGAGCGGCTGGCGGGGGCGGTGGTCAGCCCCGCCCAACTGCTCGACCTGGCCCCGGCGCTGGCGGGCGCGCTGGGGATCCGGGTGGAGTGA
- a CDS encoding MFS transporter, which yields MSLTRKGEPSVPCATAGHRRWWGLVIIALAQLMVVLDATIVNIALPSAQRALGMTDGNRQWVITAYTLAFGGLLLLGGRVADLVGRKRTFVFGLIGFAAASALGGAATGPAMLFGARALQGAFAAVLAPSALSLLTTTFTDPRERGKAFGVYGALAGSGSAIGFVLGGLLTEYLNWRWCLYVNVPIAAVAVCGAFALLHDRPGHADARLDARGAVLGCGGLVAIVYGFSEAEPRGWTDPAVLALLAAGVLLLAAFARWQARAPMPLLPPHIVRDRTRAGCFLTMGLAVMGMFGLFLFLTYYLQVVLGYSPVRTGLAFLPLTASIIIGSTQISARLLRRVAPRVLMVPGLLLAATGMLILTGMTVHSSYASDILPGLILLGLGMGTTFMPVFATATAGIAPRDSGVTSATVNTAQQVGASIGTALLNTIATTSSTAYIAAHLHSPAQRAAVVPVGVVHGYTVAMWWAAGLLLLAALTAALLVRAKAPGPSAPAEAPVPESVG from the coding sequence ATGAGTCTCACCCGAAAAGGTGAACCCTCTGTGCCCTGCGCAACGGCCGGACACCGCCGCTGGTGGGGACTGGTGATCATCGCCCTCGCCCAGCTGATGGTGGTCCTGGACGCGACGATCGTGAACATCGCGCTCCCCTCCGCCCAACGCGCCCTCGGCATGACGGACGGCAACCGGCAGTGGGTGATCACGGCCTACACACTCGCCTTCGGCGGCCTGCTCCTGCTCGGCGGCCGGGTCGCCGACCTGGTGGGCCGAAAACGCACCTTCGTCTTCGGACTGATCGGCTTCGCGGCCGCCTCCGCGCTGGGCGGCGCGGCCACCGGCCCGGCGATGCTGTTCGGCGCCCGCGCCCTGCAGGGCGCCTTCGCCGCCGTCCTCGCGCCCTCCGCCCTGAGTCTGCTGACCACGACCTTCACCGACCCGCGGGAGCGCGGGAAGGCCTTCGGTGTCTACGGCGCCCTCGCGGGCAGCGGTTCGGCGATCGGCTTCGTCCTCGGCGGCCTGCTCACCGAATACCTCAACTGGCGCTGGTGCCTGTACGTCAACGTCCCCATCGCGGCCGTCGCGGTGTGCGGTGCCTTCGCCCTGCTCCACGACCGGCCCGGCCACGCGGACGCGCGACTCGACGCACGCGGCGCGGTGCTCGGCTGCGGCGGACTCGTCGCGATCGTCTACGGCTTCAGCGAGGCGGAGCCGCGCGGCTGGACCGACCCCGCGGTGCTGGCGCTGCTCGCCGCTGGCGTACTGCTGCTCGCCGCCTTCGCCCGGTGGCAGGCCCGCGCTCCGATGCCGCTGCTCCCGCCGCACATCGTCCGGGACCGCACCCGCGCGGGCTGCTTCCTGACCATGGGGCTCGCCGTCATGGGCATGTTCGGCCTGTTCCTGTTCCTGACCTATTACCTCCAGGTCGTCCTGGGCTACTCGCCGGTGCGCACGGGGCTGGCCTTCCTCCCCCTCACCGCGTCGATCATCATCGGCTCGACCCAGATATCCGCCCGGCTGCTGCGACGCGTCGCCCCGCGCGTGCTCATGGTCCCCGGCCTGCTCCTCGCGGCGACCGGCATGCTGATCCTCACCGGCATGACGGTGCACTCCTCGTACGCCTCCGACATCCTGCCCGGCCTGATCCTGCTGGGCCTCGGCATGGGGACGACGTTCATGCCGGTCTTCGCCACGGCCACCGCGGGCATCGCCCCGCGCGACTCCGGTGTCACCTCGGCGACCGTGAACACGGCGCAGCAGGTGGGCGCCTCGATCGGTACGGCCCTGCTCAACACGATCGCCACCACCAGCAGCACCGCCTACATCGCCGCCCACCTGCACTCCCCCGCCCAGCGGGCGGCCGTGGTCCCGGTCGGCGTCGTGCACGGCTACACGGTCGCGATGTGGTGGGCGGCCGGCCTGCTGCTCCTCGCGGCCCTGACCGCGGCGCTGCTGGTCCGGGCGAAGGCGCCGGGCCCCAGCGCCCCGGCCGAGGCCCCGGTGCCCGAGTCAGTGGGCTGA
- a CDS encoding GNAT family N-acetyltransferase: MIRAATPVDVPVIHALIRELAEYEKALDEARAGEEQLREALFGTRPAAFAHLAVEEGSGEPVGFALWFLNFSTWRGVHGIYLEDLYVRPEARGGGHGRALLAGLARICVERGYERLEWSVLNWNRPAIGFYESLGARPQDEWTVYRLTDGPLAELGRSAH, encoded by the coding sequence ATGATTCGTGCCGCGACGCCCGTCGACGTTCCCGTCATCCATGCCCTGATCCGTGAACTGGCCGAGTACGAGAAGGCCTTGGACGAGGCCCGGGCGGGCGAGGAGCAGTTGCGGGAGGCGCTGTTCGGCACGCGGCCGGCGGCTTTCGCGCACCTGGCGGTGGAGGAGGGGAGCGGGGAGCCGGTCGGGTTCGCGCTGTGGTTCCTTAACTTCTCCACCTGGCGCGGGGTGCACGGGATCTATCTGGAGGACCTGTACGTCCGGCCCGAGGCGCGCGGCGGCGGGCACGGGCGGGCGCTGCTCGCCGGGCTGGCGCGGATCTGCGTCGAGCGCGGGTACGAGCGGCTGGAGTGGTCGGTGCTGAACTGGAACCGGCCCGCGATCGGCTTCTACGAGTCCCTCGGCGCCCGCCCGCAGGACGAGTGGACGGTGTACCGGCTCACCGACGGGCCGCTGGCGGAGCTGGGCCGCTCAGCCCACTGA
- a CDS encoding glycoside hydrolase Chb translates to MPRSPSRRSWYSYQWYADGKAIPRASKSAVALTTAQKGKKITVKVTAHRTGYKEGFALSAPTGVVVA, encoded by the coding sequence GTGCCCCGCTCGCCCTCGCGCCGTAGCTGGTACTCGTACCAGTGGTACGCGGACGGCAAGGCCATCCCCCGCGCCTCGAAGTCCGCGGTGGCGCTGACGACGGCCCAGAAGGGCAAGAAGATCACCGTGAAGGTGACCGCCCATCGCACCGGCTACAAGGAGGGCTTCGCGCTGAGCGCGCCGACCGGCGTGGTCGTCGCCTGA
- a CDS encoding rhomboid-like protein, with amino-acid sequence MLRAAAGYVRSAPGTYVWLLILFVTTVALHHMSPGFEREFLRQRSTNIHELSQNPVRVLITSAMWTDGGRWLPYAVLYSVFHAQAERWMGTVRWLAVCAAAHVLATLISELALLLAIQDGMAPPSAVNSLDIGVSYALGGVVGVLAYRIAAPWRYPYLAVVLVLFGLPLTSGPTFTDFGHFISVLIGLACLPLVRGRGRTWDPRETLAALRG; translated from the coding sequence TTGCTCAGGGCCGCGGCCGGTTATGTGCGCAGCGCGCCGGGGACGTACGTCTGGCTGCTGATCCTCTTCGTCACGACCGTCGCCCTGCACCACATGTCGCCCGGGTTCGAGCGGGAGTTCCTGCGGCAGCGGTCGACCAACATCCACGAGCTGTCGCAGAACCCGGTGCGGGTGCTCATCACCAGCGCGATGTGGACGGACGGCGGGCGCTGGCTGCCGTACGCCGTGCTGTACAGCGTCTTCCATGCCCAGGCCGAGCGCTGGATGGGCACGGTGCGCTGGCTCGCGGTGTGCGCGGCCGCGCATGTGCTGGCCACGCTGATCAGCGAACTCGCGCTGCTGCTCGCGATCCAGGACGGGATGGCGCCGCCCTCGGCGGTCAACTCCCTCGACATCGGCGTGAGTTATGCGCTCGGTGGCGTGGTCGGGGTGCTCGCCTACCGGATCGCGGCGCCCTGGCGCTATCCGTATCTCGCCGTGGTGCTGGTGCTGTTCGGGCTGCCGCTCACCAGCGGGCCCACCTTCACCGACTTCGGGCACTTCATCTCGGTGCTGATCGGACTCGCCTGCCTGCCGCTGGTCCGCGGGCGGGGAAGAACCTGGGACCCGAGAGAGACACTGGCCGCGCTCAGGGGTTGA
- a CDS encoding nitrous oxide reductase family maturation protein NosD: protein MTKCHIAYLACTAVVLGAGLGAAPPVAAHHHTHLVRPGQSIQKAVDAAKAGDTVLLAAGTFRESVKVTTPGLTLRGAGSRTVLKPSTKKVTGSCAKNGNGICVLGTKKRDIKDVTVADLKVTGFSHAGVFGMATDRMTVRGVTAAKNGVWGIAQERSVRGVIKSNHARNNGDAGIFLANTITEEAGAQDTRGTLVAKNRLEGNRTGVTVRRLRGLTVDDNYLTGNCAAVFVVGDENKPKAGALTVRDNWMDRNNKYCPKTARLPAIQGSGIVLTGAEDTLVTRNLVTGNAGKSPLSGGIVLFKSMVGATSERNRITGNVLRDNAPADLVNNEKAKSANTFTHNSCRTSKPAGLC from the coding sequence ATGACGAAATGCCATATCGCGTACCTCGCGTGCACCGCGGTGGTCCTCGGGGCGGGGCTGGGGGCCGCGCCGCCGGTCGCCGCCCACCACCACACCCATCTCGTCCGTCCCGGGCAGTCGATCCAGAAGGCGGTGGACGCGGCGAAGGCCGGTGACACCGTGCTCCTGGCGGCCGGCACCTTCCGCGAGAGCGTGAAGGTGACCACCCCCGGGCTGACCCTGCGCGGCGCGGGATCGCGCACCGTGCTCAAGCCGAGCACCAAGAAGGTCACCGGCAGCTGCGCCAAGAACGGCAACGGCATCTGCGTGCTCGGGACCAAGAAGCGCGACATCAAGGACGTCACCGTCGCCGATCTGAAGGTCACCGGGTTCAGCCACGCCGGCGTGTTCGGCATGGCCACCGACCGGATGACCGTGCGGGGCGTGACCGCCGCGAAGAACGGGGTCTGGGGCATCGCCCAGGAGCGCTCCGTGCGGGGCGTGATCAAGTCCAACCACGCCCGGAACAACGGTGACGCGGGCATCTTCCTCGCCAACACCATCACGGAGGAGGCGGGCGCCCAGGACACGCGGGGCACCCTCGTCGCGAAGAACCGCCTGGAAGGCAACCGGACCGGCGTCACCGTACGGCGCCTGCGCGGGCTCACCGTCGACGACAACTACCTCACCGGCAACTGCGCCGCCGTGTTCGTCGTCGGCGACGAGAACAAGCCGAAGGCCGGCGCGCTGACCGTCCGCGACAACTGGATGGACCGCAACAACAAGTACTGCCCGAAGACCGCCCGGCTGCCCGCGATCCAGGGCTCCGGCATCGTGCTGACCGGCGCCGAGGACACCCTGGTGACCCGCAACCTCGTCACCGGCAACGCGGGCAAGTCGCCGCTGTCGGGCGGGATCGTCCTGTTCAAGAGCATGGTGGGCGCCACCAGCGAGCGGAACAGGATCACCGGCAACGTGCTGCGCGACAACGCCCCCGCCGACCTCGTGAACAACGAGAAGGCCAAGAGCGCCAACACGTTCACCCACAACAGCTGCCGCACCTCCAAGCCCGCGGGACTGTGCTGA